The DNA region GTGACCAGCGGGATCGCCAGGGCCTCGGCCAGCGCGATGTAGGCGGCGTCGTACGCCGTGATGTTGTGTCGCAAGGCCCAGATCCGGGGCATGAGAGGCTGGTGGGGATACCGGGTGAGAGCGAACTCGGCCATGACCTCCAGGGCGCGGGCGCCGCGTGCTCCGTCCAGCTCGCCCGAGGCCGCGTAGCGGCGCAGGACCTGGGCTACCTCGACATCGAGCAGGTGGGGCGCGTGGAGCGTCTCACCCGGGGCGAGGAGCCGCTCGGCGATCGGCGCCGCCGCCCGACGGTTGAGAAGGACCTCCAGGAGCGCCGACGCATCGACCACGATCACCGGCGGTCGCGCTCTTGCCGGACAGCCCGAGCGGGCGACACCTTCGGATTGACCGGCGGCAGCTGCGCCAGGCGCTCCCTGAGTTCGTCCGGGGTTGGACGCTCGGCCGTCTGGCGCACTTCCCGGAGCAGGTAGTCCGAGAGAGACAGTCCTTCCAGCGCGGCCCGGGCCTTGAGCTTCCGATGAAGATCGTCGGGGACGTTACGGAGCTGGATCATCCTGGACATGCTCGCAGCATATCTGCATGTGCCGCGCATGTCAAGGCTTGGCGGCCCGAGAATGGCGGCGTGATGCCAAGCCGTCGCGCGTACGGAGGTTTGCTCCGAGCGACTGCCTGTGGCGGGAAGGGGCCACGGCGCCGAAGATGCTGTCGGTGGGCTCCACCTCCGGATGATCGGGCGGCCCGGGCGCATCGGGGCGCTCGAGCGCGTCATCACCCACATGCGCGACCGGGGCCGGGTCTGTTCGCCCGCCGCGACGAGATCGCCCGCCACTGGATCGGACTCTCCGGGGCGCGTTGATGCGCCTCCTGCTGGCCAACCCGACCGCGACCGAGGCCATCACCGAGACCTGCGCGGCGCTCGCGCGCGCCGCCACCTAGACCTCACGGGATCCCCGCCACGGTCACCCCGCCGGTGCGCGCCGGGCTGTACGCGAGAAAACCGATGGCGGTGTCGGTACCGCCCCCCGTGAACGCCCGTACGCGGGGCGGATGGCCGGCACCCGGGCCCGTGAGGATCTCCGCGCGGCTGTCCCCGGTGACGTTCCCGGCGGAGACGAAGACTCCGCCATGGAAGGTGGGAGCGTACGCCAGGAAGCTCGCGAGCTGGCTCAACCGGCCCCCCGCAAGCTTGAAGGCGCGCACGCGCGGCTGTCCGCCCGGCCCGGCTCCCGCGATGATGGCCGCGCGGTCGCTCCCGTCGATGTTGCCGGCTGCGACCCGGACGCCACCGCGGAACTCCGGGTCGAAGGCAAGGAAGCTTGCCAGGGGCGCGACCCCCCCGGTGGCGCCCGCGCGGAGCCGGAAGACGCGGACCTGAGGGGGCCCTCCCTCCCCGGCGCCGGTGACGAGGTCAGCGATCCCGTCGCCGTTGACATCCCCGCACGCCACGAACACGCCCCCGTGGAGGCTCGAGGGGTACGGCCGGAAGTTGGCGAGGTCGCGTTCCGGGACCCCGTCGGGGCCGAGCTTGATGACGCGGACCTGGGACGGACCGCCGGGTCCCGTCGCCACCACGATCGCGGACCGGCCGTTCCCCTCGAAGTCGCACGCGGCGACCCGCACGCCGCCCTGGAAGGCAGGATCGAAGGCGGCGAAGCGCGTGGGGCGAGGCGAGCCGTCGGCGTTGAAGGCGCGGACCTCGGGCACCCCGCCGCGGCCGGCACCAGTGATGAT from Candidatus Methylomirabilota bacterium includes:
- a CDS encoding type II toxin-antitoxin system VapC family toxin, whose amino-acid sequence is MIVVDASALLEVLLNRRAAAPIAERLLAPGETLHAPHLLDVEVAQVLRRYAASGELDGARGARALEVMAEFALTRYPHQPLMPRIWALRHNITAYDAAYIALAEALAIPLVTRDAALAATRGHRATVELV